In Macadamia integrifolia cultivar HAES 741 chromosome 12, SCU_Mint_v3, whole genome shotgun sequence, the following are encoded in one genomic region:
- the LOC122058248 gene encoding probable polygalacturonase: MASSRNPRIKQIIETVAVIVLLGLVGLQGAESGSSFSYEAINCRKHSASLTDFGGVGDGKTSNTIAFRKAIEHLSQFGAQGGSQLIVPAGKWLTGSFNLTSHFTLFLHKDAVILASQDEKDYPIIPPLPSYGRGRELPGPRYGAFIYGTNLTDIVITGNNGTIDGQGAIWWEKFRNNQTNYTRPHLIEIMYSNQVQISNLTLLNSQFWVVHPVYSSNVLVLGLTILAPTDSANTDGIDPDSCTNVRIEDCFVVSGDDCIAIKSGWDQYGIAFGMPTKHVIIRRFTCISPDSAVIALGSEMSGGIEDVRIEDIYALNSESGVRIKSAPGRGGYVKDIFVRRFTLNTMKYVFWMTGAYGSHPDDGYDPKALPVIKGINYNYMVAQNVTMAANLAGIDNDPFTGICMSNVTIGLSAKPKKLQWNCTDIAGTTSEVTPPPCSLLLDNGKSTCPFPTNKLPIEDVKLQTCSY, encoded by the exons ATGGCTTCCTCTAGAAATCCCAGAATAAAACAA ATAATTGAGACAGTCGCAGTGATAGTATTGCTTGGATTGGTGGGCTTACAAGGAGCTGAATCGGGTTCCAGCTTCAGTTACGAAGCGATAAATTGCAGAAAACACAGCGCGTCACTGACCGATTTTGGAGGTGTTGGAGATGGAAAGACTTCAAATACCATTGCCTTCCGTAAGGCAATTGAACATCTCAGCCAGTTTGGAGCTCAAGGTGGATCCCAATTAATCGTTCCTGCTGGAAAATGGCTCACTGGGAGCTTCAACCTTACCAGTCATTTCACTCTGTTTCTACACAAGGATGCTGTTATCCTTGCTTCCCAG GATGAGAAAGACTATCCCATTATCCCTCCTTTGCCTTCCTATGGGAGAGGAAGAGAATTACCTGGTCCAAGATATGGAGCTTTCATTTATGGTACAAACCTAACTGATATTGTCATTACAG GTAATAACGGCACCATTGATGGCCAAGGTGCTATTTGGTGGGAAAAATTCCGCAATAACCAGACTAACTATACTCGGCCTCACCTGATTGAGATCATGTACTCTAACCAAGTCCAGATATCCAATCTGACTCTTCTTAACTCTCAATTTTGGGTTGTTCATCCTGTTTATAGCAG TAATGTGTTAGTGTTGGGCCTTACCATCCTTGCACCAACTGATTCAGCAAACACTGATGGGATTGATCCGG ATTCATGCACAAATGTTAGAATTGAAGACTGTTTTGTAGTTTCAGGAGATGACTGCATTGCAATAAAGAGTGGTTGGGATCAATATGGAATAGCTTTCGGGATGCCCACGAAGCATGTCATTATCAGAAGGTTCACCTGCATTTCACCTGACAGTGCTGTTATCGCTCTCGGAAGTGAGATGTCCGGTGGCATCGAGGATGTCAGGATTGAAGACATTTATGCTTTGAACTCAGAGTCCGGGGTGAGGATCAAATCAGCTCCTGGGAGAGGTGGATATGTGAAAGACATATTTGTAAGAAGATTTACATTGAATACAATGAAGTATGTCTTCTGGATGACAGGAGCTTATGGTTCTCACCCAGATGATGGCTATGATCCCAAAGCACTTCCTGTTATTAAAGGGATTAATTACAATTACATGGTTGCCCAGAATGTCACCATGGCTGCAAATTTGGCTGGTATTGACAATGATCCCTTTACTGGAATTTGCATGTCTAATGTCACAATTGGGCTCTCTGCAAAACCTAAGAAATTGCAGTGGAACTGCACCGATATCGCCGGAACAACCAGTGAAGTGACTCCTCCACCTTGTTCTCTGTTGTTAGATAATGGCAAGAGCACTTGCCCTTTTCCAACCAACAAGCTACCAATCGAAGATGTCAAATTGCAAACATGTTCTTACTGA